Genomic DNA from Deltaproteobacteria bacterium:
ATAGTAGACCTCGCCCAGGTGAATTACGTGCAGGGATATCTGAACCGCGCCGTCTCTTGCCTGAAGGAGCAGGTCCTGCACCCTGTCTGCGAAAGATTCATTTTCCAGGTAGCCGATCAAAGCGTAGCTATCCAGTACGAAATTTCCTGCCTCTATCAAGCTTCCTCTTTTCCCTTTCTTTTTCAAGCTTCTTCTCCCGCTGGTATGCTTTCAATATTCCTGTTCCCTTCAACATACCCCGGGCTGCGATTATTGGATCTTCTGATTCAGGTATGAGCAGGATTCCTTCCTCGCGCTCGAGCCAGCGCACCTTTGTGGCTGGATGAATTCCATATTTATCCCTCAACCACTTGGGAATCACTACCTGGCCTTTGGAAGTTACTTTGGATGAAGCAGATTTCATTATGAGCACCTGCAGGACAAGGCAATATGAATACATTTCTTTTCTAGTCTAGAGACCAAGTAAGAATTAGTCAAATGATTTTTCTTACGAATTCAGGCCGAGTCGGCTTTGTGGGGCTTGATTGGCGGCATGATGTGATTGGACCGGACAGCCGCTGGCGCAACCTGAAGGTTGCGGCTACCATTGATGGACCCATTTAGGCTGGGAAGCTAGGAGGCTCTGGGAAGCAATGGCGCTTCGCGCAATCATTGCTGGATGCCCTATGCTCCTGATAACCGACAACTGATAACCCGGCGGAGCCGAAGGCGCAGCCGGCCGCCTCCTAGCCTTTCCCCGTGCGCCCTATCCACTGCGCCCGCTGTGATGAAATTTTCTTTTTTTACTTTTTGGCCTTCTTTTTCGCCCGGTCCCCGAGCTCACAGCTGTTGCTCATTCAGGTGGAAATGCCGAGTTTAGGCAGGATCCAGCGATTCAGAACGACCCAACCCACAATGATCAGAACGATAACCCAGACGCTGTTCATATGTGCTCCTTGATATAACAAGCGAGTCCTGGCACCATACAGACGAGCTTTTCCTTGACATATACGGTGTATTGCCGCTAGAGTCTACAAAATTTTTCTAAATTTTCCTTTTTTCAGCTAAAGGCGCTGCCATGGGGATCAAAAAATACCTGGGACTGGAGCGGCGACGCTTCTCACGTTATGCCACAGCCGTAGACGTGATGTTTCACGTCTGGGATGCACGCAAAGAAAAACCCCTGACCCCCAGAGTTAAGGGCCGACTTACGGACATTTCCCAGGGC
This window encodes:
- a CDS encoding AbrB/MazE/SpoVT family DNA-binding domain-containing protein, producing MKSASSKVTSKGQVVIPKWLRDKYGIHPATKVRWLEREEGILLIPESEDPIIAARGMLKGTGILKAYQREKKLEKEREKRKLDRGRKFRTG